A single genomic interval of Bradyrhizobium sp. sBnM-33 harbors:
- a CDS encoding response regulator transcription factor, whose amino-acid sequence MTHRILIVDDDLHIREVIRVALKKAGMTVFEARDGKEALTRFAADRPDLIILDIGMPEFDGLDVCREIRKTSDVPILFLSARDDEIDRVLGLEIGGDDYVTKPFSPRELVARVNVILRRITSRGQDAKASTATLSQGKLFVDPGQHIAEFAGKPLRLTAIEFGILRAFLTRPTLVFSREQIMSAAYQLNIQVSDRTIDSHIRNIRAKLSAVSCDNVIETIHGVGFKLGRCELQA is encoded by the coding sequence TTGACGCACCGCATTCTCATCGTTGACGATGACCTTCATATTCGCGAGGTCATCCGTGTTGCACTAAAGAAGGCCGGAATGACCGTCTTTGAAGCGCGCGACGGCAAGGAGGCGTTGACCCGCTTTGCCGCCGACAGGCCGGATCTGATCATTCTGGATATCGGCATGCCGGAATTCGACGGCCTGGACGTCTGCCGTGAAATCAGAAAAACCTCAGATGTTCCGATCCTGTTTCTCTCCGCGCGCGACGACGAGATCGATCGCGTATTGGGCCTGGAGATCGGCGGTGACGACTATGTCACCAAGCCCTTCAGCCCGCGCGAACTCGTTGCGAGGGTAAACGTCATCCTGCGCCGCATCACCTCGCGCGGGCAAGACGCAAAGGCGTCCACTGCCACGCTGTCGCAAGGCAAGTTGTTCGTCGATCCCGGCCAGCATATTGCCGAGTTTGCGGGCAAGCCGCTGCGTCTGACGGCCATCGAGTTTGGAATCCTCAGGGCATTCCTGACACGGCCGACGCTCGTTTTCAGCCGCGAGCAGATCATGAGCGCCGCCTATCAGCTCAACATCCAGGTGTCCGATCGCACCATCGACAGCCACATCCGCAATATCCGCGCCAAGCTGTCCGCCGTGAGCTGCGACAACGTCATCGAAACCATTCACGGCGTCGGCTTCAAGCTCGGGCGATGCGAGCTCCAGGCATGA
- a CDS encoding DUF4173 domain-containing protein, with amino-acid sequence MTDLTTPASDAGSAQASPLPVKPAIALALAALADWLFYGQQIGISAVVFALALALGSLVANFATLNKNRMLLAGVLVLAGLVPAIEEFNAASLAFMTLALGVGLLLTTNPQRNKLGEQAAALCDLFLVGPFRFFRDAIGLFNLPTLKTGLTIWFIPVALGGIFVLLLVSANPLLEKWIRLMNPGDAASYLSLGRILFWAVALSIIWPFIHVWWRSRMAVSSAWVEAAVLDQTRRSDRMEFFGVATILRSLVLFNLLFAVQTILDAIYLWGNVALPTDISYASYAHRGAYPLIVTALLAGGFVLVAMRPGGPAEQSKVIRPLVYLWVAQNILLVMSSILRLDLYVQIYLLTWWRVAAFIWMVLVALGLVLIVARIVLNRSNDWLIRANLITLTITLYVCSLANFAAIIADYNVSHSREAGGKGVWIDMNYLLSLGPQALPAIDRAIALRGFDPALVSRRGCLVEQQAKETASWRSWGFRSWRLQRALEAQPKSSTTG; translated from the coding sequence ATGACCGATCTCACCACGCCGGCATCCGATGCTGGCTCCGCTCAGGCGAGCCCGCTCCCGGTCAAACCCGCGATTGCTTTGGCGCTGGCGGCCTTGGCCGACTGGTTGTTCTACGGCCAACAAATCGGAATTTCTGCGGTCGTCTTTGCGCTCGCACTGGCTCTGGGCTCACTCGTCGCCAATTTCGCAACGTTGAACAAAAATCGGATGCTGCTGGCCGGCGTGCTCGTGTTGGCCGGACTTGTACCTGCTATCGAGGAATTCAACGCAGCTTCTCTGGCCTTCATGACTCTGGCGCTCGGGGTTGGTCTGTTGCTGACCACCAATCCGCAAAGGAATAAGCTCGGTGAGCAGGCGGCGGCGCTATGCGATCTGTTTCTGGTCGGCCCCTTCAGGTTCTTTCGGGATGCCATCGGCTTGTTCAATCTGCCGACACTGAAGACCGGTCTTACGATCTGGTTCATTCCCGTGGCCCTCGGCGGCATCTTCGTTCTTCTGCTGGTCTCGGCAAATCCATTGCTCGAGAAGTGGATCCGTCTCATGAACCCGGGCGACGCCGCCTCTTATCTGAGCCTGGGTCGGATATTGTTCTGGGCTGTGGCGCTGTCGATCATATGGCCCTTCATTCATGTCTGGTGGCGCAGCAGGATGGCGGTTTCGTCCGCCTGGGTGGAAGCGGCGGTTCTGGACCAGACGCGGCGATCGGACCGGATGGAGTTTTTCGGCGTCGCGACGATCCTGCGTTCGCTGGTCCTGTTCAACTTGTTGTTCGCCGTTCAAACCATCCTCGATGCGATCTATCTCTGGGGCAACGTGGCCTTGCCCACCGATATCAGCTACGCCTCCTACGCCCATCGAGGCGCCTATCCCCTCATCGTTACCGCGCTTCTGGCGGGAGGCTTCGTTCTGGTCGCGATGAGACCAGGTGGGCCGGCCGAGCAATCAAAAGTGATTCGGCCGCTGGTCTATCTATGGGTGGCGCAGAATATTCTGCTGGTGATGTCGTCGATCTTGCGCCTCGATCTCTATGTTCAAATCTACCTGCTGACCTGGTGGCGCGTCGCGGCTTTCATATGGATGGTGCTGGTCGCGTTGGGACTCGTGCTCATCGTCGCCCGCATCGTTCTGAACCGCTCGAACGATTGGCTGATCCGCGCCAATCTCATCACCCTGACGATAACGCTCTACGTCTGTTCGCTGGCGAATTTTGCGGCGATCATCGCCGACTATAATGTCAGCCATAGCCGCGAAGCCGGCGGCAAAGGAGTGTGGATCGATATGAACTATCTGCTATCCCTCGGGCCGCAGGCATTGCCTGCCATCGACCGGGCCATCGCCCTTCGCGGGTTCGATCCGGCCCTTGTTTCCCGCCGTGGTTGCCTTGTAGAACAGCAGGCGAAAGAGACCGCTTCCTGGCGCTCCTGGGGTTTTCGAAGCTGGCGCCTCCAGCGTGCCCTGGAAGCCCAACCGAAGAGTTCGACCACAGGTTAG
- a CDS encoding glycoside hydrolase family 3 N-terminal domain-containing protein has translation MQSLKRIGLILIWLAGIAFVFAAANKNDPYLISLRGTGNIALATASVVAAVLLIRRGYWRRGVAGRALILLWCLPLPSMLGAHAAFEWRKQRVLRADAAQVQSLGKHFIVGYSSFPDVSVLAEKGLISGVYITKHNVAGSSATRLKEEISALQAKRRAAGQRPLIVAADQEGGIVSHLAPPLTKLPALSTLASLTPDVRAEKAEAFGRTHGQELAALGVTLNLAPVLDIRPELKRNRFDFNTLIGRRAISDDPTVVAEIARAYVSGLEASGVGAAVKHFPGLGRVRADTHHFSADLDTPLDELGASDWIPFRKVLAGSKAQLMIGHVTLTSVDPDRAASHSKRVVDGIIRKKWNYQGVVMTDDLVMGAIYQRNVCTAVVEALNAGVDLLLVAFDGTQFYRIFTCAMAASAEGRLDAAMSGDGETRLNGAFPVD, from the coding sequence ATGCAAAGTCTCAAACGTATCGGCCTGATCCTGATCTGGCTCGCTGGAATAGCCTTCGTTTTCGCTGCTGCGAACAAAAACGATCCCTATTTGATTTCGCTGCGGGGAACGGGAAACATTGCTCTGGCTACTGCGAGCGTGGTTGCCGCCGTATTGCTCATCCGCCGCGGCTATTGGAGAAGAGGCGTTGCGGGGAGGGCGCTGATTCTGCTGTGGTGCTTGCCATTGCCGTCGATGCTCGGTGCACATGCGGCGTTTGAATGGCGCAAGCAACGCGTTCTGCGGGCCGATGCTGCACAGGTGCAAAGCCTTGGAAAGCATTTTATCGTTGGGTACTCGTCATTCCCGGATGTTTCAGTTCTCGCCGAGAAGGGCCTGATCTCCGGGGTCTACATCACCAAGCACAACGTCGCGGGATCCTCGGCGACGCGTCTGAAAGAGGAAATTTCGGCGCTGCAGGCAAAGCGGCGCGCCGCCGGCCAGCGACCTCTGATCGTCGCAGCCGACCAGGAAGGCGGCATCGTATCGCATCTGGCGCCGCCCTTGACCAAGCTGCCGGCACTATCGACGCTGGCGAGCCTGACGCCGGATGTGCGCGCCGAGAAAGCAGAGGCATTCGGGCGCACTCACGGGCAGGAGCTAGCGGCGCTGGGTGTCACCCTGAATCTTGCGCCGGTGCTTGATATACGACCTGAACTGAAGCGCAACCGGTTCGACTTCAACACGCTGATCGGCCGCCGCGCGATTTCCGATGATCCGACCGTCGTTGCCGAGATCGCGCGAGCTTATGTGAGCGGCCTCGAAGCGTCCGGTGTTGGAGCGGCCGTCAAGCATTTTCCGGGGCTCGGCCGCGTGCGAGCCGATACCCATCATTTCAGCGCCGACCTGGATACGCCTCTCGATGAACTCGGAGCATCGGACTGGATTCCATTCAGGAAGGTGCTGGCCGGCTCGAAAGCGCAGCTGATGATCGGGCATGTGACGCTAACGTCCGTCGACCCGGATCGTGCCGCGTCGCATTCTAAACGGGTTGTCGACGGCATCATTCGCAAAAAATGGAACTATCAGGGCGTCGTTATGACCGACGACCTCGTGATGGGGGCAATCTATCAACGCAACGTCTGCACGGCAGTGGTCGAGGCGCTCAATGCCGGCGTCGACCTGCTGCTGGTCGCTTTCGACGGGACGCAGTTTTATCGCATCTTCACCTGCGCCATGGCGGCGTCGGCCGAAGGGAGACTCGACGCCGCCATGTCGGGCGACGGTGAGACGCGGTTGAATGGGGCGTTCCCTGTGGATTGA
- a CDS encoding OpgC domain-containing protein: MYPSMKAELAARDGDLRLCLLLGIAAWFLFLDHVPHNAVSLLTMRNFGFSGATDLFIFIGGYTAAILYGKMMLERGFVVSATRIFKRLWQLYAAYVVLFVIYIELIGYVARRSRAPELIGEFNVTGIVDHAIRTLIHGLLLQAKPLNLDVLQLFIVLMAFFPIVLFSMMRRPNLTIAASIGLYFASRLLDWNLSSFPDGRWYLNPFCWQLLFVLGAWFALGGARQVHAIRTLQGLAILRTAAWLYLLFALVVTVAGKFPQAGLVPDFLRDAFPSNDRENLAPYRVLHFLALAFLFTYMVPRSWNGFRWQALQPIVKCGQEWLAVFCAGVCLSFAAHLVLITGPDSLALHVLVSFAGISIMTGVAYYVSWSKQQDHKPTFRTQAMRGLPKEGRFAK, translated from the coding sequence ATGTATCCGTCAATGAAGGCCGAGCTCGCCGCGCGCGACGGCGATCTTCGACTCTGTCTCCTGCTCGGTATCGCGGCCTGGTTTCTCTTTTTGGATCACGTCCCGCACAATGCGGTGAGCCTGCTCACCATGCGCAATTTCGGTTTCAGCGGCGCCACCGACCTGTTTATATTCATCGGCGGCTACACGGCCGCGATCCTCTATGGAAAGATGATGCTGGAACGCGGGTTCGTGGTATCAGCGACCCGCATTTTCAAGCGCCTGTGGCAGCTTTACGCCGCTTACGTGGTTTTGTTCGTGATCTATATTGAGCTGATCGGATACGTCGCGCGCAGGTCCCGCGCCCCCGAACTCATCGGCGAGTTCAATGTTACGGGGATTGTCGACCATGCGATCCGGACGCTGATTCACGGCCTGCTGCTTCAGGCCAAGCCGCTCAATCTCGATGTGCTGCAACTGTTCATCGTGCTGATGGCGTTCTTTCCGATCGTGCTGTTCAGCATGATGCGGCGGCCGAACCTCACGATCGCTGCATCGATTGGTCTCTACTTCGCATCCCGTTTGCTCGACTGGAATCTTTCTTCGTTTCCGGACGGACGCTGGTATCTCAACCCGTTCTGCTGGCAACTCCTGTTTGTGCTCGGCGCCTGGTTTGCTCTAGGCGGCGCCAGGCAGGTGCACGCCATACGGACCCTCCAGGGTCTTGCCATCCTGCGCACCGCGGCATGGCTGTACCTGCTCTTTGCGCTGGTCGTCACTGTCGCCGGGAAATTTCCGCAAGCAGGGCTCGTGCCAGACTTCCTGCGCGATGCCTTTCCTTCCAACGATAGGGAAAACCTTGCCCCCTACAGGGTGCTTCATTTCCTGGCGCTGGCCTTTCTCTTTACCTACATGGTGCCGCGGAGCTGGAACGGATTCCGATGGCAGGCATTACAGCCGATCGTGAAGTGCGGCCAGGAATGGCTGGCCGTGTTCTGCGCCGGGGTGTGTCTCTCGTTTGCCGCACATCTCGTCCTGATCACGGGCCCGGATTCGCTTGCCCTGCACGTCCTGGTCAGCTTCGCCGGGATTTCGATCATGACAGGCGTCGCCTACTATGTGTCGTGGTCCAAACAGCAGGATCACAAGCCCACATTCCGGACCCAGGCAATGAGAGGGCTGCCGAAGGAAGGCCGGTTCGCAAAGTAG
- a CDS encoding helix-turn-helix transcriptional regulator — protein MLDMRLIERGLEKPGKTKGGLAAAMGVRPGAVSEILSGIRLIKASEIAPIIEYLELNSVPIMGRVGAGASIEPEHEQVPPEGLGEVELPFPIAEETIAFEVAGDSMLPKYENGDVIVVYREQRHPLSSFYGEEAAVRLKTGERYLKTIERGKSPASVNLTSFNAKPITGVKLEWIGEICVTLPRGQIERLRNKAAARSRKAARATGGRTPEK, from the coding sequence ATGCTGGACATGAGATTGATCGAACGGGGCCTGGAGAAGCCAGGCAAGACCAAGGGCGGATTGGCCGCCGCGATGGGTGTTCGTCCCGGCGCGGTTTCGGAAATCCTGTCGGGGATACGGCTGATCAAGGCGTCTGAAATCGCGCCGATCATCGAATATCTCGAACTGAACTCGGTGCCGATCATGGGCCGGGTGGGCGCCGGCGCCTCGATCGAGCCGGAGCATGAGCAGGTGCCGCCGGAAGGCCTCGGCGAAGTCGAACTGCCCTTCCCGATCGCCGAAGAAACCATCGCCTTCGAGGTGGCCGGCGATTCCATGCTGCCAAAGTACGAAAATGGCGATGTTATCGTGGTCTATCGCGAGCAGCGCCACCCGCTGTCGAGCTTTTACGGCGAGGAAGCCGCGGTCCGCCTGAAGACCGGCGAGCGCTATCTGAAGACGATCGAGCGCGGAAAATCCCCCGCGTCGGTCAACCTGACAAGTTTCAATGCCAAGCCGATCACCGGCGTAAAGCTGGAATGGATCGGCGAGATCTGCGTCACCCTGCCGAGGGGCCAGATCGAACGATTGCGCAACAAAGCGGCGGCCCGCTCGCGCAAGGCAGCAAGGGCGACCGGCGGACGCACGCCGGAAAAGTAG
- a CDS encoding GcrA family cell cycle regulator: protein MELSNWAPEHSDALREFLAKGLTFSEAAQAINSRFNTSYSRSAALGRARRLRLTADDRREPSMPTKPADLHDIGEPRASDSMTSALVWPVPLFKETKPLKLRCAAIEPRHISLTELESGDCRDPYGGDEKSEVITFCGHPRRPGSAYCTPHFHLSRNPVVPSEHAVSTALLRMLETA from the coding sequence ATGGAACTGTCGAACTGGGCGCCCGAGCACTCGGACGCGCTGCGGGAATTTCTTGCCAAAGGCCTGACCTTTTCGGAGGCCGCGCAGGCGATCAATTCACGATTCAATACCTCCTACTCTCGCAGTGCTGCACTCGGACGCGCCCGGCGCCTGCGGCTGACGGCGGACGATCGCCGTGAGCCGTCGATGCCCACCAAGCCGGCGGACCTGCACGACATCGGAGAACCTCGTGCCAGTGATTCCATGACCTCTGCGCTTGTCTGGCCGGTGCCGCTGTTTAAGGAGACCAAGCCGCTCAAGCTGCGCTGCGCGGCGATCGAGCCACGGCATATCTCCCTGACCGAGCTGGAGAGTGGTGACTGCCGTGATCCGTATGGCGGCGATGAGAAGAGTGAGGTTATTACTTTCTGCGGTCATCCGCGCCGCCCGGGTTCGGCTTACTGCACACCGCATTTTCATTTGAGTCGCAACCCGGTTGTGCCGTCCGAACACGCGGTGAGCACCGCTCTGCTGCGGATGTTGGAGACGGCATGA
- a CDS encoding DUF6456 domain-containing protein, with protein sequence MPRAKRRKPYDPTKAHDRRSRDLLRNTEVAAVEVDNPLALEPGEKIVALRSIRNDPLARLHSHRHLDEAQYQAGRAFQSDWEKAERGPRAVDPTREYVDGGQHREPITEGQRKAVLRLNRAERELGADGSALVHDVLVQGMTMEQVGERRGLRTKRWHDYFSRRLRECLDRLALLYGFATEHPVPVKTLPR encoded by the coding sequence ATGCCGAGAGCCAAACGCCGAAAGCCGTACGATCCTACCAAGGCGCATGACCGAAGGTCTCGCGATTTGTTACGCAACACCGAAGTCGCAGCCGTCGAGGTCGACAATCCCCTGGCGCTGGAGCCGGGCGAGAAGATCGTCGCGCTACGATCGATCCGCAACGATCCGCTCGCGCGGCTGCATTCCCACCGCCACCTCGACGAGGCGCAGTACCAGGCGGGGAGGGCGTTCCAGAGCGACTGGGAGAAGGCCGAACGCGGCCCGCGCGCGGTCGACCCGACCCGGGAATATGTCGATGGCGGGCAGCACCGCGAACCGATCACCGAGGGCCAACGCAAGGCCGTGCTGCGGTTGAACCGTGCCGAGCGCGAACTCGGGGCGGACGGCTCGGCGCTGGTGCATGACGTCCTGGTTCAGGGAATGACCATGGAACAGGTCGGCGAGCGGAGGGGACTACGCACCAAGCGATGGCATGACTATTTTTCCAGGCGATTGCGCGAATGCCTCGACCGGTTGGCGCTGCTGTACGGGTTCGCGACGGAGCATCCCGTTCCGGTCAAAACGCTCCCGCGCTGA